Proteins from a single region of Drosophila biarmipes strain raj3 chromosome 3R, RU_DBia_V1.1, whole genome shotgun sequence:
- the LOC108031392 gene encoding uncharacterized protein LOC108031392 isoform X2, protein MALQVTVNGKFGANLRRPVSRLDDPERVRKDLESQRRITRLQQVREKSNHLARHIREEVAAEKKRQIEKLEQVKQKELNAWREHVLVKKHQDYRSAIFQVGAAHRAAREENQRIEQQKQERIEKIQKCRKQALKRSGKASVELRATNGMNLNSEGRATAGTQTSLVEDKENRLVSGCHKPCCKGKRKRTASCSCATTDEEEEEGESSQDDSSILISESPTSNRRLQKTPPVILDVEINETISESHKNPEGLDINDRFIQTNRKFSHVVRPSEEEPQRRPRFTQISDLVRRTETTTAIRPDPGQHRDTEKNPSVSPPPSPNKSLPRSPRKNIDREETVPAVVPRKSPTKTASGSPKKSTTASRNLHTAKRPGLKSNPAPAKVIDAGIRRGQKAKTPATLPKVTSIQEPAPEPPRNLQPIPEQSIPPIPNPTMTHCYPVPQTQPYIHPYCQQPMQPYAMPYSMPFPMQPPHPMFAPQQMMPNQPAVHVPAVTAPPSTATQSTVSTTTFVMSTRQDPKATQSGRVQFYDHGNKYHRTYDAPTQTVQCNEKDAGQLTAMDHARIENQLRELREQELDKLRKISNDRGQKALEREQVRRDCAELTEKLDALTQQQPQLLPTDANIIPSHRYADVAARREQKMNEAMEQMLLRPAIITCPEVRTKPASANSARSKSNAPAALNLGEPPVQMGRDNLGSTESCCSILLDYVDDQSKQLRSDLKAEQSNSLKSMRLKSLLERIEKIRIQLLEELKAGEAGGSRSDNAQEMIDNIRQERADILSERTKTLNERESDLQQKEAILEQRLRKFYKETKSKKSSEGDQAKPSSRDDGPLEIIIKVKSDGTVKQYVPRGKAKAKLKPAAVENEKENPLGSSESTPREEAEKQPEKVNGKRTLSQDQRQISIDSNSTAYRSLPPVSYKNFNPVVGSMPSPPTAPPAEPLHPLVIQYVNRLLGMTRHSIDEMGMSSSYVATPSTSIINSSRNVTPCVEAETERTDRTHDDETVMNEQRIERVQTFIADNRSFINDLQDSIRCQQQLQKEQQAQDKEKSVRAFDQIWNKRLAKNLEDCQPNSKEKEQIRQKMQRQRENAPTQGEKIRQQQANEKVQQQRAPKEKNNSGGISLSLPTDGVSGKTTSRFVTDKTKSQSTSEESSARNMERYAQLTENCTQRIAELTELITKVREEKQRLVEVTLTSNSDGERQSTEYFELPTGQQQTRCRTMSDRSDSQTPSTSEALPLQKNKPTAASRDSGIADSRPITAQGQVNVDLEPISLNSSTQGNTARGRVKAPPATIRRYSPQLNAEELAHELSTITEVETPGQSHIVAATPVPKPFPSFDQYARELKLDLARLDADQSQQLQSEFNELVQVISQRTQGADYRQDADQHTLSPGELMRQLRVVNDNIQDFPKRREYLQKLMAKQPADQRELIDSASIEQDSSDSFNVEQELRQRNILRSSFRRGNATDTTLTAQEVASSTRRESVAPVRNDPPNESGIDPLSGSNFSSDAERRAQCWHATMHQRQQQVDELCSSTTTSSPERPARKPRLRGGQERSYRSKEDSSVQDASQIGRSLNLREFLTRELLKHQVHTGETSESSDESLRGHFLKSVLNSLSPSSNTQTPGVGLSHATGATNDRQKTSTPVGSFLSIPEKSGSVHSTGTQLFSGESHISLVNYPDGTPPIPYEQKSKQSTNQTRQSSAQIVSGAKTSHRKSPRK, encoded by the exons ATGGCTCTGCAGGTAACAGTGAATGGAAAGTTCGGGGCCAACTTGAGGCGGCCCGTCAGCCGACTGGACGATCCAGAGCGGGTGCGCAAAGATCTCGAGAGTCAGCGTCGCATAACCCGTTTGCAGCAG GTGCGTGAGAAGTCCAACCACCTGGCACGCCACATCCGCGAGGAGGTGGCCGCTGAGAAAAAGCGTCAAATCGAAAAACTGGAGCAGGTCAAGCAAAAGGAGCTAAATGCGTGGCGTGAGCATGTTTTGGTCAAAAAGCACCAGGACTACCGCTCGGCCATTTTCCAAGTGGGCGCCGCCCATCGTGCAGCGAGGGAGGAAAACCAGCGCATCGAGCAGCAGAAACAGGAGAGAATCGAGAAAATCCAAAAATGCCGCAAGCAGGCCTTGAAAAGATCGGGAAAAGCCAGTGTGGAGTTAAGAGCCACAAACGGAATGAATCTGAATTCGGAGGGACGTGCGACGGCGGGCACACAGACGTCCTTGGTGGAGGACAAGGAGAATCGACTGGTCAGCGGTTGCCATAAACCCTGCTGCAAGGGTAAGCGCAAAAGGACCGCCAGCTGTAGCTGTGCTACcaccgacgaggaggaggaggagggggaATCCTCACAGGACGACTCATCCATTCTGATCAGCGAGAGTCCCACCAGCAACCGGCGCCTCCAGAAGACTCCCCCTGTTATTCTTGACGTGGAAATCAATGAAACCATTTCCGAAAGCCACAAAAATCCAGAAGGTTTGGATATCAACGATCGGTTTATTCAAACCAACCGCAAATTTAGTCATGTGGTGAGACCTAGTGAGGAGGAACCCCAGCGTCGGCCGAGATTCACCCAGATCAGCGATTTGGTGAGGAGAACCGAGACCACCACTGCCATACGACCGGATCCAGGACAGCATAGGGATACAGAAAAAAATCCATCAGTATCTCCACCTCCTAGTCCCAATAAGTCTTTGCCAAGATCACCCAGAAAAAATATAGACCGTGAAGAGACTGTTCCCGCTGTAGTTCCTAGAAAATCACCCACTAAGACAGCTTCAGGATCGCCCAAGAAAAGCACAACCGCATCACGCAACCTGCATACAGCCAAGCGACCAGGACTAAAATCCAATCCAGCTCCTGCCAAGGTTATAGATGCAGGAATTCGAAGGGGTCAGAAGGCTAAGACCCCAGCAACTCTGCCCAAAGTGACTTCCATTCAGGAGCCAGCACCAGAGCCTCCGCGGAATCTACAACCCATTCCAGAGCAAAGCATCCCACCCATACCAAATCCAACGATGACCCATTGTTATCCTGTGCCGCAGACTCAGCCATATATACACCCATACTGCCAACAGCCGATGCAACCATATGCGATGCCATATTCAATGCCATTTCCCATGCAACCACCTCATCCGATGTTTGCCCCACAGCAAATGATGCCGAATCAGCCAGCTGTGCATGTGCCCGCTGTGACTGCCCCGCCAAGCACTGCCACCCAGTCGACCGTCTCCACTACCACCTTTGTCATGTCCACGCGGCAGGATCCCAAGGCCACTCAATCTGGGCGCGTTCAGTTTTACGATCATGGCAATAAATACCATCGGACGTACGATGCGCCCACGCAAACCGTGCAGTGCAATGAGAAGGATGCCGGCCAACTGACTGCAATGGATCATGCCCGCATCGAAAACCAACTGAGGGAACTGCGGGAACAAGAACTGGACAAACTCAG gaaaatcaGCAACGATCGTGGTCAGAAGGCTCTGGAACGCGAGCAAGTGCGTCGGGATTGTGCGGAATTGACAGAGAAACTGGATGCCCTAACCCAACAACAGCCACAGCTCTTGCCGACTGAT GCCAATATTATACCCAGTCATCGGTACGCTGATGTGGCTGCCAGGCGAGAGCAGAAAATGAACGAGGCCATGGAGCAGATGCTGCTACGACCGGCCATAATCACCTGCCCTGAAGTGCGAACCAAACCCGCTTCTGCAAATTCTGCGCGTAGCAAATCCAACGCTCCGGCAGCACTCAATTTGGGCGAGCCTCCTGTTCAAATGGGTCGAGATAATCTGGGTAGCACGGAGAGCTGCTGCTCCATCCTCCTCGACTATGTTGATGATCAAAGCAAGCAGCTGAGGTCTGACCTAAAGGCCGAGCAGTCCAACTCTCTGAAATCTATGAGGTTGAAGAGCTTGCTCGAGCGCATCGAAAAGATCCGAATTCAGTTGTTAGAGGAGCTGAAGGCCGGTGAGGCAGGCGGATCAAGGAGTGACAATGCGCAGGAAATGATCGATAATATACGTCAGGAACGGGCGGACATTCTATCCGAAAGAACCAAAACGCTTAACGAACGAGAATCAGATCTGCAGCAAAAGGAGGCTATTCTCGAGCAGCGTCTAAGGAAGTTTTATAAAGAAACGAAGAGTAAAAAGTCCAGTGAAGGAGATCAGGCAAAACCATCCTCAAGGGACGATGGGCCACTGGAGATCATCATCAAGGTGAAGAGCGACGGCACTGTGAAGCAATATGTACCGAGGGGTAAAGCGAAAGCCAAATTAAAACCGGCAGCCGTCGaaaatgaaaaggaaaatCCCCTTGGCTCGTCAGAGAGCACGCCACGAGAAGAAGCTGAGAAGCAGCCAGAAAAGGTAAACGGCAAGCGAACTTTGTCACAAGATCAGCGTCAGATTTCAATAGATTCCAACTCCACCGCCTATCGCAGTCTGCCGCCAGTGAGCTACAAGAACTTTAATCCAGTAGTGGGTTCCATGCCTTCTCCACCGACGGCTCCTCCAGCCGAGCCTTTGCATCCCTTGGTTATCCAATACGTAAATCGGTTGCTTGGGATGACCCGTCACAGCATAGATGAGATGGGTATGAGTTCCTCTTATGTTGCCACTCCGTCAACATCGATCATCAACTCATCAAGAAACGTAACCCCTTGCGTGGAGGCGGAAACAGAAAGAACTGATAGGACTCACGATGATGAGACGGTGATGAATGAACAACGCATAGAACGAGTGCAGACCTTTATTGCAGACAACCGCAGCTTTATCAATGATTTGCAAGACTCTATACGATgtcagcagcagttgcagaaGGAGCAGCAAGCGCAGGACAAAGAGAAAAGTGTGCGAGCATTCGACCAGATATGGAACAAGCGATTGGCCAAGAATCTCGAAGATTGTCAGCCCAATAGTAAAGAGAAAGAACAGATAAGGCAAAAGATGCAGCGACAAAGGGAAAATGCTCCCACTCAGGGTGAAAAGATCAGGCAGCAGCAAGCTAATGAAAAAGTACAGCAACAAAGAGctccaaaagaaaaaaacaacagTGGAGGGATATCATTAAGCCTGCCAACCGACGGAGTCAGTGGCAAAACCACATCACGCTTTGTAACCGATAAGACGAAGTCACAGTCTACTAGCGAAGAGTCCTCTGCCCGAAATATGGAGCGTTATGCTCAGCTCACGGAGAATTGTACACAGCGGATTGCCGAGCTCACGGAGCTGATCACCAAGGTGCGCGAGGAAAAGCAGCGTCTGGTGGAGGTCACTCTAACATCGAACAGCGATGGCGAGCGTCAATCTACAGAGTACTTTGAGCTCCCAACTGGGCAGCAACAAACCAGATGCCGGACCATGTCCGATCGCAGCGATTCCCAAACGCCTTCTACATCCGAGGCGTTGCCTCTGCAGAAGAATAAGCCCACAGCAGCTAGTCGGGATAGTGGCATTGCGGACTCGCGTCCAATAACGGCCCAGGGACAGGTTAATGTGGATCTGGAACCCATATCGCTGAATTCCTCGACGCAGGGAAATACGGCACGAGGCCGAGTGAAAGCTCCTCCAGCCACAATAAGGCGCTACAGTCCTCAACTGAATGCCGAGGAACTGGCGCACGAGCTGTCCACCATCACcgaagtggaaacgccgggacAATCTCATATTGTGGCCGCCACGCCAGTGCCCAAGCCCTTTCCCAGCTTTGATCAGTATGCCCGGGAGCTGAAGTTGGACCTGGCGCGGTTGGATGCGGATCAGAGCCAGCAGCTGCAGAGTGAATTCAATGAGTTGGTCCAAGTTATCAGTCAGCGCACGCAAGGAGCCGACTACC GTCAGGACGCCGATCAACATACCCTGTCACCTGGCGAACTGATGCGACAACTGCGTGTGGTCAATGATAATATACAGGACTTCCCCAAACGCAGGGAGTACTTGCAGAAACTTATGGCCAAGCAACCCGCCGATCAGAGGGAACTGATTGATAGCGCCAGTATCGAGCAAGATTCCTCGGATTCCTTTAACGTAGAGCAAGAACTGCGTCAGCGAAATATACTGAGGAGCTCATTTCGACGGGGTAATGCGACGGACACCACATTGACGGCTCAGGAGGTGGCCAGCAGCACGCGGCGGGAAAGCGTGGCCCCGGTTAGAAACGATCCACCAAACGAGAGTGGGATTGATCCTCTCTCCGGCAGCAACTTCTCCAGCGACGCGGAGCGTAGGGCTCAGTGCTGGCATGCCACCATGCATCAAAGGCAACAGCAGGTTGATGAATTgtgcagcagcaccaccacctcctcGCCGGAACGGCCTGCACGGAAACCGAGGCTTCGTGGCGGCCAGGAACGCAGTTACAGGTCCAAGGAAGACTCCTCGGTGCAGGATGCGAGTCAGATAGGAAGGTCCCTGAATCTTAGGGAATTCCTTACTCGGGAGCTTCTCAAACACCAAGTACACACCGGCGAAACCTCAGAGAGTTCGGATGAATCGTTGAGGGGTCACTTTCTCAAGTCCGTCCTGAATTCACTCTCGCCCAGCAGCAATACGCAGACACCGGGCGTGGGCCTAAGCCATGCCACCGGAGCAACCAACGACAGACAGAAGACCTCCACTCCAGTGGGATCATTCCTCTCCATTCCGGAGAAGTCCGGGTCCGTTCACAGCACTGGCACCCAACTATTCTCCGGGGAGAGTCACATCTCCCTGGTAAACTACCCAGATGGCACCCCACCCATTCCTTATGAACAAAAAAGTAAACAGAGTACAAATCAAACTCGCCAATCCTCAGCTCAAATAGTATCAGGTGCAAAGACATCCCATCGAAAGTCACCTCGAAAATGA
- the LOC108031392 gene encoding uncharacterized protein LOC108031392 isoform X1, whose product MALQVTVNGKFGANLRRPVSRLDDPERVRKDLESQRRITRLQQVREKSNHLARHIREEVAAEKKRQIEKLEQVKQKELNAWREHVLVKKHQDYRSAIFQVGAAHRAAREENQRIEQQKQERIEKIQKCRKQALKRSGKASVELRATNGMNLNSEGRATAGTQTSLVEDKENRLVSGCHKPCCKGKRKRTASCSCATTDEEEEEGESSQDDSSILISESPTSNRRLQKTPPVILDVEINETISESHKNPEGLDINDRFIQTNRKFSHVVRPSEEEPQRRPRFTQISDLVRRTETTTAIRPDPGQHRDTEKNPSVSPPPSPNKSLPRSPRKNIDREETVPAVVPRKSPTKTASGSPKKSTTASRNLHTAKRPGLKSNPAPAKVIDAGIRRGQKAKTPATLPKVTSIQEPAPEPPRNLQPIPEQSIPPIPNPTMTHCYPVPQTQPYIHPYCQQPMQPYAMPYSMPFPMQPPHPMFAPQQMMPNQPAVHVPAVTAPPSTATQSTVSTTTFVMSTRQDPKATQSGRVQFYDHGNKYHRTYDAPTQTVQCNEKDAGQLTAMDHARIENQLRELREQELDKLRKISNDRGQKALEREQVRRDCAELTEKLDALTQQQPQLLPTDANIIPSHRYADVAARREQKMNEAMEQMLLRPAIITCPEVRTKPASANSARSKSNAPAALNLGEPPVQMGRDNLGSTESCCSILLDYVDDQSKQLRSDLKAEQSNSLKSMRLKSLLERIEKIRIQLLEELKAGEAGGSRSDNAQEMIDNIRQERADILSERTKTLNERESDLQQKEAILEQRLRKFYKETKSKKSSEGDQAKPSSRDDGPLEIIIKVKSDGTVKQYVPRGKAKAKLKPAAVENEKENPLGSSESTPREEAEKQPEKVNGKRTLSQDQRQISIDSNSTAYRSLPPVSYKNFNPVVGSMPSPPTAPPAEPLHPLVIQYVNRLLGMTRHSIDEMGMSSSYVATPSTSIINSSRNVTPCVEAETERTDRTHDDETVMNEQRIERVQTFIADNRSFINDLQDSIRCQQQLQKEQQAQDKEKSVRAFDQIWNKRLAKNLEDCQPNSKEKEQIRQKMQRQRENAPTQGEKIRQQQANEKVQQQRAPKEKNNSGGISLSLPTDGVSGKTTSRFVTDKTKSQSTSEESSARNMERYAQLTENCTQRIAELTELITKVREEKQRLVEVTLTSNSDGERQSTEYFELPTGQQQTRCRTMSDRSDSQTPSTSEALPLQKNKPTAASRDSGIADSRPITAQGQVNVDLEPISLNSSTQGNTARGRVKAPPATIRRYSPQLNAEELAHELSTITEVETPGQSHIVAATPVPKPFPSFDQYARELKLDLARLDADQSQQLQSEFNELVQVISQRTQGADYREFPSINAYLHNMTSTRIHLEIGQDADQHTLSPGELMRQLRVVNDNIQDFPKRREYLQKLMAKQPADQRELIDSASIEQDSSDSFNVEQELRQRNILRSSFRRGNATDTTLTAQEVASSTRRESVAPVRNDPPNESGIDPLSGSNFSSDAERRAQCWHATMHQRQQQVDELCSSTTTSSPERPARKPRLRGGQERSYRSKEDSSVQDASQIGRSLNLREFLTRELLKHQVHTGETSESSDESLRGHFLKSVLNSLSPSSNTQTPGVGLSHATGATNDRQKTSTPVGSFLSIPEKSGSVHSTGTQLFSGESHISLVNYPDGTPPIPYEQKSKQSTNQTRQSSAQIVSGAKTSHRKSPRK is encoded by the exons ATGGCTCTGCAGGTAACAGTGAATGGAAAGTTCGGGGCCAACTTGAGGCGGCCCGTCAGCCGACTGGACGATCCAGAGCGGGTGCGCAAAGATCTCGAGAGTCAGCGTCGCATAACCCGTTTGCAGCAG GTGCGTGAGAAGTCCAACCACCTGGCACGCCACATCCGCGAGGAGGTGGCCGCTGAGAAAAAGCGTCAAATCGAAAAACTGGAGCAGGTCAAGCAAAAGGAGCTAAATGCGTGGCGTGAGCATGTTTTGGTCAAAAAGCACCAGGACTACCGCTCGGCCATTTTCCAAGTGGGCGCCGCCCATCGTGCAGCGAGGGAGGAAAACCAGCGCATCGAGCAGCAGAAACAGGAGAGAATCGAGAAAATCCAAAAATGCCGCAAGCAGGCCTTGAAAAGATCGGGAAAAGCCAGTGTGGAGTTAAGAGCCACAAACGGAATGAATCTGAATTCGGAGGGACGTGCGACGGCGGGCACACAGACGTCCTTGGTGGAGGACAAGGAGAATCGACTGGTCAGCGGTTGCCATAAACCCTGCTGCAAGGGTAAGCGCAAAAGGACCGCCAGCTGTAGCTGTGCTACcaccgacgaggaggaggaggagggggaATCCTCACAGGACGACTCATCCATTCTGATCAGCGAGAGTCCCACCAGCAACCGGCGCCTCCAGAAGACTCCCCCTGTTATTCTTGACGTGGAAATCAATGAAACCATTTCCGAAAGCCACAAAAATCCAGAAGGTTTGGATATCAACGATCGGTTTATTCAAACCAACCGCAAATTTAGTCATGTGGTGAGACCTAGTGAGGAGGAACCCCAGCGTCGGCCGAGATTCACCCAGATCAGCGATTTGGTGAGGAGAACCGAGACCACCACTGCCATACGACCGGATCCAGGACAGCATAGGGATACAGAAAAAAATCCATCAGTATCTCCACCTCCTAGTCCCAATAAGTCTTTGCCAAGATCACCCAGAAAAAATATAGACCGTGAAGAGACTGTTCCCGCTGTAGTTCCTAGAAAATCACCCACTAAGACAGCTTCAGGATCGCCCAAGAAAAGCACAACCGCATCACGCAACCTGCATACAGCCAAGCGACCAGGACTAAAATCCAATCCAGCTCCTGCCAAGGTTATAGATGCAGGAATTCGAAGGGGTCAGAAGGCTAAGACCCCAGCAACTCTGCCCAAAGTGACTTCCATTCAGGAGCCAGCACCAGAGCCTCCGCGGAATCTACAACCCATTCCAGAGCAAAGCATCCCACCCATACCAAATCCAACGATGACCCATTGTTATCCTGTGCCGCAGACTCAGCCATATATACACCCATACTGCCAACAGCCGATGCAACCATATGCGATGCCATATTCAATGCCATTTCCCATGCAACCACCTCATCCGATGTTTGCCCCACAGCAAATGATGCCGAATCAGCCAGCTGTGCATGTGCCCGCTGTGACTGCCCCGCCAAGCACTGCCACCCAGTCGACCGTCTCCACTACCACCTTTGTCATGTCCACGCGGCAGGATCCCAAGGCCACTCAATCTGGGCGCGTTCAGTTTTACGATCATGGCAATAAATACCATCGGACGTACGATGCGCCCACGCAAACCGTGCAGTGCAATGAGAAGGATGCCGGCCAACTGACTGCAATGGATCATGCCCGCATCGAAAACCAACTGAGGGAACTGCGGGAACAAGAACTGGACAAACTCAG gaaaatcaGCAACGATCGTGGTCAGAAGGCTCTGGAACGCGAGCAAGTGCGTCGGGATTGTGCGGAATTGACAGAGAAACTGGATGCCCTAACCCAACAACAGCCACAGCTCTTGCCGACTGAT GCCAATATTATACCCAGTCATCGGTACGCTGATGTGGCTGCCAGGCGAGAGCAGAAAATGAACGAGGCCATGGAGCAGATGCTGCTACGACCGGCCATAATCACCTGCCCTGAAGTGCGAACCAAACCCGCTTCTGCAAATTCTGCGCGTAGCAAATCCAACGCTCCGGCAGCACTCAATTTGGGCGAGCCTCCTGTTCAAATGGGTCGAGATAATCTGGGTAGCACGGAGAGCTGCTGCTCCATCCTCCTCGACTATGTTGATGATCAAAGCAAGCAGCTGAGGTCTGACCTAAAGGCCGAGCAGTCCAACTCTCTGAAATCTATGAGGTTGAAGAGCTTGCTCGAGCGCATCGAAAAGATCCGAATTCAGTTGTTAGAGGAGCTGAAGGCCGGTGAGGCAGGCGGATCAAGGAGTGACAATGCGCAGGAAATGATCGATAATATACGTCAGGAACGGGCGGACATTCTATCCGAAAGAACCAAAACGCTTAACGAACGAGAATCAGATCTGCAGCAAAAGGAGGCTATTCTCGAGCAGCGTCTAAGGAAGTTTTATAAAGAAACGAAGAGTAAAAAGTCCAGTGAAGGAGATCAGGCAAAACCATCCTCAAGGGACGATGGGCCACTGGAGATCATCATCAAGGTGAAGAGCGACGGCACTGTGAAGCAATATGTACCGAGGGGTAAAGCGAAAGCCAAATTAAAACCGGCAGCCGTCGaaaatgaaaaggaaaatCCCCTTGGCTCGTCAGAGAGCACGCCACGAGAAGAAGCTGAGAAGCAGCCAGAAAAGGTAAACGGCAAGCGAACTTTGTCACAAGATCAGCGTCAGATTTCAATAGATTCCAACTCCACCGCCTATCGCAGTCTGCCGCCAGTGAGCTACAAGAACTTTAATCCAGTAGTGGGTTCCATGCCTTCTCCACCGACGGCTCCTCCAGCCGAGCCTTTGCATCCCTTGGTTATCCAATACGTAAATCGGTTGCTTGGGATGACCCGTCACAGCATAGATGAGATGGGTATGAGTTCCTCTTATGTTGCCACTCCGTCAACATCGATCATCAACTCATCAAGAAACGTAACCCCTTGCGTGGAGGCGGAAACAGAAAGAACTGATAGGACTCACGATGATGAGACGGTGATGAATGAACAACGCATAGAACGAGTGCAGACCTTTATTGCAGACAACCGCAGCTTTATCAATGATTTGCAAGACTCTATACGATgtcagcagcagttgcagaaGGAGCAGCAAGCGCAGGACAAAGAGAAAAGTGTGCGAGCATTCGACCAGATATGGAACAAGCGATTGGCCAAGAATCTCGAAGATTGTCAGCCCAATAGTAAAGAGAAAGAACAGATAAGGCAAAAGATGCAGCGACAAAGGGAAAATGCTCCCACTCAGGGTGAAAAGATCAGGCAGCAGCAAGCTAATGAAAAAGTACAGCAACAAAGAGctccaaaagaaaaaaacaacagTGGAGGGATATCATTAAGCCTGCCAACCGACGGAGTCAGTGGCAAAACCACATCACGCTTTGTAACCGATAAGACGAAGTCACAGTCTACTAGCGAAGAGTCCTCTGCCCGAAATATGGAGCGTTATGCTCAGCTCACGGAGAATTGTACACAGCGGATTGCCGAGCTCACGGAGCTGATCACCAAGGTGCGCGAGGAAAAGCAGCGTCTGGTGGAGGTCACTCTAACATCGAACAGCGATGGCGAGCGTCAATCTACAGAGTACTTTGAGCTCCCAACTGGGCAGCAACAAACCAGATGCCGGACCATGTCCGATCGCAGCGATTCCCAAACGCCTTCTACATCCGAGGCGTTGCCTCTGCAGAAGAATAAGCCCACAGCAGCTAGTCGGGATAGTGGCATTGCGGACTCGCGTCCAATAACGGCCCAGGGACAGGTTAATGTGGATCTGGAACCCATATCGCTGAATTCCTCGACGCAGGGAAATACGGCACGAGGCCGAGTGAAAGCTCCTCCAGCCACAATAAGGCGCTACAGTCCTCAACTGAATGCCGAGGAACTGGCGCACGAGCTGTCCACCATCACcgaagtggaaacgccgggacAATCTCATATTGTGGCCGCCACGCCAGTGCCCAAGCCCTTTCCCAGCTTTGATCAGTATGCCCGGGAGCTGAAGTTGGACCTGGCGCGGTTGGATGCGGATCAGAGCCAGCAGCTGCAGAGTGAATTCAATGAGTTGGTCCAAGTTATCAGTCAGCGCACGCAAGGAGCCGACTACCGTGAGTTTCCTAGCATAAATGCCTATCTCCATAACATGACTAGCACCCGCATCCACCTGGAGATAGGTCAGGACGCCGATCAACATACCCTGTCACCTGGCGAACTGATGCGACAACTGCGTGTGGTCAATGATAATATACAGGACTTCCCCAAACGCAGGGAGTACTTGCAGAAACTTATGGCCAAGCAACCCGCCGATCAGAGGGAACTGATTGATAGCGCCAGTATCGAGCAAGATTCCTCGGATTCCTTTAACGTAGAGCAAGAACTGCGTCAGCGAAATATACTGAGGAGCTCATTTCGACGGGGTAATGCGACGGACACCACATTGACGGCTCAGGAGGTGGCCAGCAGCACGCGGCGGGAAAGCGTGGCCCCGGTTAGAAACGATCCACCAAACGAGAGTGGGATTGATCCTCTCTCCGGCAGCAACTTCTCCAGCGACGCGGAGCGTAGGGCTCAGTGCTGGCATGCCACCATGCATCAAAGGCAACAGCAGGTTGATGAATTgtgcagcagcaccaccacctcctcGCCGGAACGGCCTGCACGGAAACCGAGGCTTCGTGGCGGCCAGGAACGCAGTTACAGGTCCAAGGAAGACTCCTCGGTGCAGGATGCGAGTCAGATAGGAAGGTCCCTGAATCTTAGGGAATTCCTTACTCGGGAGCTTCTCAAACACCAAGTACACACCGGCGAAACCTCAGAGAGTTCGGATGAATCGTTGAGGGGTCACTTTCTCAAGTCCGTCCTGAATTCACTCTCGCCCAGCAGCAATACGCAGACACCGGGCGTGGGCCTAAGCCATGCCACCGGAGCAACCAACGACAGACAGAAGACCTCCACTCCAGTGGGATCATTCCTCTCCATTCCGGAGAAGTCCGGGTCCGTTCACAGCACTGGCACCCAACTATTCTCCGGGGAGAGTCACATCTCCCTGGTAAACTACCCAGATGGCACCCCACCCATTCCTTATGAACAAAAAAGTAAACAGAGTACAAATCAAACTCGCCAATCCTCAGCTCAAATAGTATCAGGTGCAAAGACATCCCATCGAAAGTCACCTCGAAAATGA